DNA from Terriglobus tenax:
AAAGTTCAAGACCTTCGGCTGCGGTTCGGCCATTGCTTCCAGCTCGCTCGCCACCGAGTGGGTGAAGGGCAAGACCATCGATGAGGCCCTGGCCATCAGCAACACCGACATCGTGAAGGAGCTTGCGCTTCCCCCGGTGAAGATCCACTGCTCGGTGCTGGCTGAGGACGCCATCCGCGCCGCCATCGGCGACTGGAAGAAGAAGAAGGGCGTGGAAGAGACGGCTTCGGTCGCTGTTGCCGCTCACTAATTGGTTTCAAGATTGCGCGGCCCCATGCCTTGACCGAGGCGTGGGGCTTTCGCGCAGATGAAGGATTGTTTTATGTCGACTGTTTCCATCAACCCGGTGACCAGTAACGCGATGAGCGCTCCAGCGCCTGAACCCGGTGTTTTGTCGTCTGCGATCGCTACCCCCGTCCTCGCTCCAGAGGCTAATGCAAAGGCCGCTGGTATCTCTGTGACGGAGAAGGCATTGAAGAAGATCGCACTGGCGATGCGCAAGGAAGGCATCAA
Protein-coding regions in this window:
- the iscU gene encoding Fe-S cluster assembly scaffold IscU, which gives rise to MAYSDKVVDHYSNPRNVGTLDKASEDVGTGLVGAPECGDVMRLQIKVNPETQVIEDAKFKTFGCGSAIASSSLATEWVKGKTIDEALAISNTDIVKELALPPVKIHCSVLAEDAIRAAIGDWKKKKGVEETASVAVAAH